A DNA window from Deltaproteobacteria bacterium contains the following coding sequences:
- a CDS encoding glycine--tRNA ligase subunit beta, giving the protein MNTRNLLLEIGTEEIPAAFIPGALDDLARLAREHLNGAHLTYEDVLTMGTPRRLVLCAKNLSDRQPDREKIVTGPPAKIAFSSDGKPTKAGEGFAHSHGVSVDDLQIKDTERGPYTVLRRIVPGRKTVELLSEFLPMVIASVPFPKTMRWGTEDLRFARPIRWLVALYGEDVVPFSLAGVETGSESRGHRFMAPASIRVPSSPEGYKKVLEGVFVLADPQVRRNRLLKEARNAASQVGGNILSDDELVDINTYLTEFPSAVCGSFDKRFLALPRNVLITCMREHQKYFAVVDGKGDLLPHFVAINNARSPRPELVCIGHERVLRARLSDADFFFKEDLKRPLEAFVAELSGMIFHQRLGTLLDKIHRVKVLVHYLAEQVAPDKVKVVERAAWLCKADLLTEMVGEFPGLQGTIGKEYALLSGESQEVANAIEEHYMPVRSGGALPGGLSGALLSIADKMDTICGTIAIGLKPSGTADPYGLRRLALGILHIVEERSLCLSLKALIAEALHQLENQISEVSKGLIAEIIAFFKRRFSYDLIARGMDHDIVEAATRVEFDDVKDCVLRAMALAAVRSRPEFEPLSIAFKRLMNILKGFEGGAVNPLLLEAEEEKALYELYLSTEKKVGVSLERRDYEQALVTLLSLKPQVDSFFDHVLVMTEDMDTRANRLALLWNIAGLFLRIGDLSAIVASR; this is encoded by the coding sequence GTGAATACCAGGAATCTTCTTTTGGAAATCGGGACTGAAGAGATCCCGGCAGCTTTTATCCCGGGGGCACTGGATGACCTGGCCCGGCTGGCCAGAGAACATCTGAACGGAGCTCATTTGACATATGAAGATGTCTTGACCATGGGGACTCCCAGGCGTCTGGTTCTCTGTGCAAAGAATTTGTCGGACCGGCAGCCCGACAGGGAAAAGATTGTTACAGGCCCGCCCGCAAAGATTGCCTTTTCATCTGATGGAAAGCCTACAAAGGCAGGAGAGGGATTTGCGCACAGCCACGGTGTCAGCGTTGACGATTTGCAGATAAAAGACACTGAAAGGGGGCCTTATACAGTGCTGCGCAGGATAGTCCCTGGCAGAAAGACGGTTGAGCTTTTAAGCGAGTTCCTTCCCATGGTTATAGCCTCAGTTCCATTCCCTAAGACCATGCGTTGGGGTACGGAGGATCTGCGCTTTGCAAGGCCTATTCGCTGGCTTGTGGCCCTCTATGGAGAAGATGTGGTCCCTTTCAGTCTTGCAGGTGTCGAGACCGGTTCTGAAAGCCGCGGACACCGGTTCATGGCGCCTGCTTCGATCCGGGTACCCTCAAGTCCGGAGGGCTATAAAAAGGTCCTTGAAGGGGTCTTTGTGCTGGCCGATCCTCAGGTCAGGAGAAACAGGCTCCTTAAGGAGGCCCGGAATGCCGCGTCACAGGTCGGTGGCAACATCCTTTCCGACGATGAACTCGTGGATATCAACACCTATCTTACCGAGTTTCCATCCGCGGTATGCGGTTCTTTTGATAAACGTTTTCTGGCTCTTCCCCGCAACGTATTAATAACCTGCATGAGGGAGCATCAGAAGTATTTCGCCGTCGTGGATGGCAAAGGTGATCTTTTGCCACACTTTGTGGCTATTAACAATGCGCGCTCACCAAGGCCGGAGCTTGTATGCATAGGCCATGAAAGGGTGCTCAGGGCGAGGCTCAGTGATGCGGATTTTTTCTTTAAGGAGGATCTGAAGCGACCCCTGGAGGCCTTTGTTGCCGAGCTCTCGGGAATGATCTTCCATCAGCGTCTCGGGACCCTCCTTGACAAGATCCACAGGGTAAAGGTCCTTGTTCATTACCTGGCCGAACAGGTGGCCCCGGACAAGGTAAAAGTGGTTGAGAGGGCAGCCTGGCTCTGCAAGGCAGATCTTTTGACAGAAATGGTGGGGGAGTTTCCAGGCCTTCAGGGCACAATCGGGAAAGAATACGCCCTTCTGTCCGGTGAAAGCCAGGAGGTGGCAAATGCCATAGAGGAACACTATATGCCGGTCCGCTCGGGAGGGGCGCTTCCGGGGGGTCTCTCAGGGGCCCTTCTAAGTATCGCGGACAAGATGGATACTATCTGCGGGACTATCGCCATCGGACTCAAGCCTTCCGGTACCGCCGATCCCTATGGCCTGAGGAGGCTGGCCCTCGGCATTCTTCACATAGTGGAAGAAAGATCCCTGTGTCTGTCCTTGAAGGCACTGATTGCAGAGGCCTTGCACCAGCTTGAGAATCAGATCTCAGAGGTGTCGAAAGGGCTTATCGCCGAGATCATTGCTTTTTTCAAACGACGCTTTTCATATGATCTCATTGCCAGGGGAATGGATCATGACATCGTGGAGGCAGCCACCAGGGTGGAGTTTGACGATGTGAAGGACTGTGTTCTGAGGGCAATGGCCCTGGCGGCTGTCCGTTCGAGGCCGGAATTTGAGCCCTTAAGTATTGCCTTTAAACGGTTGATGAACATACTCAAGGGTTTTGAAGGCGGGGCAGTAAATCCCCTATTACTTGAGGCAGAAGAGGAAAAGGCCCTTTATGAGTTATATCTTTCTACAGAAAAAAAGGTTGGAGTTTCCCTTGAAAGACGGGACTATGAGCAGGCTCTGGTAACCCTGTTGTCTCTCAAGCCACAGGTGGACAGTTTTTTTGACCATGTGCTGGTAATGACAGAAGACATGGATACAAGGGCAAACCGGCTGGCACTCCTGTGGAATATAGCCGGTCTTTTTCTCAGGATCGGGGACCTTTCAGCCATAGTTGCATCCCGATAA
- a CDS encoding glycine--tRNA ligase subunit alpha: MIFQEIITNLNRYWQERGCILLQPYDMEVGAGTFHPATFLLSLGPEPWSVAYVQPSRRPTDGRYGENPNRLQHYYQYQVILKPSPDDVQDLYLQSLANFNLDLAEHDIRFVEDDWESPTLGAWGLGWEVWLDGMEITQFTYFQQVGGIDVNPISAEITYGLERIAMYLQGIDNVYDLKWNEHVRYGAIHHRDEVEFSRYNFEAADVETLRQLFSFHYKEGLRLLEQGLVLPAYDQCLKCSHYFNLLDARGAISVAERTAYIGRVRNLARGVARRYTALEEEAGA, translated from the coding sequence ATGATTTTTCAGGAGATTATTACAAATCTCAATAGATACTGGCAGGAACGCGGGTGTATACTGCTGCAGCCATATGACATGGAGGTGGGGGCAGGGACCTTTCACCCGGCCACTTTCCTTCTGTCCCTGGGTCCTGAGCCGTGGAGTGTCGCCTATGTGCAGCCTTCCCGGCGTCCCACAGACGGCCGTTACGGCGAGAATCCCAACCGCCTTCAACATTATTACCAGTATCAGGTAATACTCAAGCCCTCACCTGATGACGTACAGGACTTGTATCTCCAAAGCCTGGCCAATTTCAATCTGGACCTGGCGGAACACGACATACGTTTTGTGGAGGATGACTGGGAGTCACCAACCCTTGGGGCCTGGGGTCTTGGTTGGGAGGTCTGGCTGGATGGTATGGAGATTACCCAGTTCACCTATTTTCAGCAGGTCGGCGGGATCGATGTAAACCCGATATCCGCTGAAATTACTTACGGCCTGGAACGGATCGCCATGTATCTTCAGGGGATAGATAATGTCTATGACCTCAAATGGAATGAGCATGTCAGGTATGGTGCCATACATCACAGGGACGAGGTGGAGTTCTCCCGCTATAATTTTGAGGCTGCGGACGTGGAGACCTTGAGGCAACTGTTTTCATTCCACTACAAAGAGGGGCTGAGGTTGCTGGAACAAGGGCTTGTGCTTCCGGCCTATGACCAGTGCCTTAAGTGCTCCCATTACTTTAATCTCCTGGATGCCAGAGGTGCCATCAGTGTGGCGGAGAGGACCGCATATATCGGCCGCGTTCGCAATCTCGCAAGAGGAGTTGCCCGGAGATACACAGCTCTTGAAGAAGAGGCCGGGGCGTGA
- a CDS encoding glucose-1-phosphate adenylyltransferase produces MRDTLAVILAGGVGSRLNVLVRYRAKPAVPFGGIYRIIDFALSNVMNSGLNQVAVLTQYKPLSLMEHIGTGVAWDFVGRTRGIKILPPRTGEKDSDWYKGTADAIRQNLDFIEAKPSKQVLILSGDHVYYMDYRDMVKHHRDSGAKVTVAMMTVPWEQTYQFGIGILDERGRIIGWEEKPEKARSNLASMGIYVFDTGYLVESLRATDEVDFGHHILPRAMEDGQLFAYTFRGYWRDVGTVSAYWEANMDLLRPGSGLEPEMWSICTNVENEGLPFDFPPASILSGAEVKNSAITKGCVIRGMVKGSVLFPGVVVESGAKVLDSMLMHNTWVGNGALLNKVVTDKEVTIGTDSSVGPGNIDAANRLYPEQLSAGITLIGKWASVPEGAKVGTNCIIAQKVTNDMWPEDLLLPDGETLE; encoded by the coding sequence ATGCGGGATACCTTGGCCGTGATCCTGGCCGGAGGAGTAGGAAGCAGGCTTAATGTCCTGGTGCGATACAGGGCCAAGCCGGCCGTGCCGTTTGGCGGCATCTACAGGATAATTGACTTTGCCCTTTCAAATGTCATGAATTCAGGCCTTAATCAGGTGGCAGTGCTGACCCAATACAAGCCTCTTTCCCTCATGGAGCACATAGGGACTGGTGTCGCCTGGGATTTTGTGGGCAGGACCAGGGGGATAAAGATTCTGCCTCCGCGTACAGGAGAGAAAGATTCGGACTGGTATAAGGGCACTGCAGATGCAATACGGCAGAATCTGGACTTCATAGAGGCCAAGCCATCAAAACAGGTCCTAATACTCTCAGGAGATCATGTCTATTATATGGATTACAGGGACATGGTTAAACACCACAGAGATTCAGGGGCCAAGGTTACAGTGGCTATGATGACTGTTCCCTGGGAGCAGACATATCAATTCGGAATAGGCATCCTGGATGAACGGGGACGGATCATTGGCTGGGAGGAGAAGCCTGAAAAGGCAAGATCAAATCTGGCTTCAATGGGGATTTATGTATTTGATACCGGATACCTTGTCGAATCACTGAGGGCTACCGATGAGGTGGACTTTGGCCACCATATCCTTCCCAGGGCCATGGAGGACGGGCAGTTGTTTGCCTACACTTTCCGCGGATACTGGCGGGATGTGGGAACGGTGTCTGCGTACTGGGAAGCCAACATGGACCTGCTCAGGCCGGGAAGCGGCCTGGAGCCAGAGATGTGGAGCATATGCACCAACGTTGAAAATGAGGGCCTGCCATTTGACTTTCCCCCGGCAAGTATTCTATCCGGTGCCGAAGTAAAGAATTCGGCTATTACAAAAGGTTGTGTGATAAGAGGCATGGTAAAGGGATCGGTCCTTTTCCCTGGAGTAGTAGTAGAGTCAGGGGCAAAGGTCCTTGATTCCATGCTCATGCATAATACCTGGGTGGGTAACGGAGCGCTTTTAAACAAGGTGGTGACTGACAAGGAGGTCACAATCGGCACCGACTCCAGCGTCGGACCGGGAAATATTGACGCGGCAAATCGCCTTTATCCCGAACAACTTTCTGCAGGAATAACCCTGATCGGGAAATGGGCCTCTGTGCCTGAGGGTGCAAAGGTCGGCACAAATTGTATTATTGCCCAAAAGGTCACGAATGATATGTGGCCGGAAGATTTATTACTCCCTGACGGGGAGACATTGGAATGA